A single genomic interval of bacterium harbors:
- the ruvB gene encoding Holliday junction branch migration DNA helicase RuvB — protein MKTVEPTVNILELQTATVEEKNLDFIPRSFDEYIGQSELKTKLAIYTQAAKMRSEPLDHLLLFGPPGLGKTTLSTIMAQVMDCDIRMCSGPMLERPGDLVSILSTLEKRSILFIDEIHRIPSNVEETLYSAMEQFKVDMIIGQGTGAKSISLPINPFTLIGATTKSGMLSAPLRSRFGITERLDFYNENDLQQIIIQSAQFLGCELEHTGALLIAQAARGTPRIAKKLLRRVRDFCQVQKQPANLANVQKALAFLGIDQEGLTTIDVLLLKTMITHCNGGPVGLETIAHLIGEDPETVEEVYEPFLMRKGYLEKTPRGRQIMPIKLPFLKARFLGQHTIF, from the coding sequence ATGAAAACAGTTGAACCAACCGTCAATATTCTTGAACTACAAACAGCAACAGTTGAAGAAAAAAACTTAGATTTCATACCACGCTCATTTGATGAATACATAGGGCAGTCTGAACTAAAAACAAAACTGGCAATCTATACACAAGCAGCAAAAATGCGCAGTGAGCCTTTAGATCACCTGTTACTTTTTGGCCCACCTGGACTTGGCAAAACGACATTATCAACGATTATGGCACAGGTGATGGATTGTGATATACGTATGTGCAGTGGCCCAATGTTGGAACGACCTGGAGACCTTGTATCTATTTTGTCAACCCTAGAAAAGCGATCTATCCTATTTATTGATGAAATTCACCGTATTCCAAGTAACGTCGAGGAAACACTGTACTCAGCAATGGAGCAGTTTAAAGTAGACATGATTATTGGTCAAGGAACAGGAGCTAAATCGATTAGTCTCCCTATCAATCCATTTACACTTATTGGAGCTACCACAAAAAGTGGCATGCTTTCCGCTCCCTTGCGAAGTCGTTTTGGAATTACCGAAAGACTTGATTTTTATAATGAAAATGATTTACAACAGATTATCATTCAATCAGCACAGTTTCTTGGCTGCGAACTTGAGCACACAGGAGCGCTCTTAATTGCACAAGCAGCTCGAGGGACCCCTCGAATTGCAAAAAAACTGCTTCGCCGCGTTCGAGATTTTTGTCAAGTGCAAAAACAACCAGCAAACCTTGCAAATGTTCAAAAAGCATTGGCATTTTTAGGCATTGATCAGGAAGGATTAACAACAATCGATGTATTATTATTAAAAACTATGATCACCCATTGTAATGGTGGACCTGTTGGACTTGAAACAATCGCCCATCTGATCGGAGAAGATCCCGAAACGGTCGAAGAAGTGTATGAGCCTTTTTTGATGAGAAAAGGGTATCTTGAAAAAACCCCTCGTGGAAGACAGATTATGCCTATTAAGCTGCCCTTTTTAAAAGCACGATTTTTAGGTCAACACACTATTTTCTAA
- a CDS encoding rod shape-determining protein RodA yields the protein MLIQSSNTTKIDLLIILVINSLACIGLLFIWSTTIKAYAFFSLFFQKQFFGILTGNVLYLLSSKLDFRSVLKYSYFLYPIFLMMLLYTLFRGHVGLGGQRWINLGFLKFQPSELGKIMFPSFSIYYLSIAQKRKFGFFFVLICLFASFLLIRKQPDLGTAVIIFLIGLLLVWFAGLPKKIFYIGFISCILTAPYLFTILRSYQKERIAVFFGYGNPLKERYQTEQAIIAIGSGGLWGKGLLKGTQNKLQFLPEGRTDFVFAVLCEEWGLLGALLLLILYGILFTRIFIIISQTKNRLMQLYGAGITLHIFLSTIINISMVLGMLPIVGIPLPFCSYGLTNLWVNYISLGFLNNITYHQMQELH from the coding sequence ATGCTGATACAAAGTAGCAATACAACTAAAATCGATCTGCTTATTATTCTTGTTATCAACAGCCTTGCGTGCATTGGACTCCTTTTTATATGGAGTACAACCATTAAAGCGTATGCGTTTTTTTCTCTTTTTTTTCAAAAACAGTTTTTCGGTATTCTTACTGGAAACGTACTGTACCTGTTATCTAGCAAATTGGATTTCAGAAGCGTCTTAAAATATTCCTATTTTTTATATCCAATCTTCTTAATGATGCTTTTATATACGCTCTTTCGTGGACATGTCGGACTTGGTGGTCAACGATGGATTAATCTGGGATTTTTAAAATTTCAACCATCTGAACTTGGAAAAATTATGTTTCCTTCTTTCTCCATATACTATCTTTCAATAGCGCAAAAGCGAAAATTTGGGTTCTTTTTTGTTTTAATATGCTTATTTGCCAGTTTTTTACTTATACGCAAACAGCCTGATTTAGGAACTGCGGTTATTATTTTCTTAATAGGACTGCTTCTGGTCTGGTTTGCAGGCCTTCCAAAAAAAATATTTTATATCGGATTCATCAGTTGCATCCTAACAGCTCCCTATCTTTTTACCATCTTAAGGTCTTATCAAAAAGAACGGATCGCAGTTTTTTTCGGCTACGGCAACCCTTTAAAAGAAAGATACCAAACAGAACAGGCAATTATTGCCATTGGATCAGGTGGCCTTTGGGGAAAAGGATTACTAAAAGGCACACAAAATAAATTACAGTTTTTGCCCGAAGGCAGAACAGATTTTGTATTTGCCGTACTATGCGAAGAGTGGGGACTGCTTGGTGCCCTTTTATTACTCATTTTGTACGGCATCCTCTTTACAAGAATCTTTATAATCATTAGTCAGACAAAAAACAGGCTCATGCAACTATATGGAGCTGGGATTACCTTGCACATATTTCTATCAACCATCATCAACATCAGCATGGTATTGGGTATGCTTCCCATCGTGGGTATACCGTTGCCCTTTTGCTCCTATGGCCTGACAAATTTATGGGTAAACTATATTAGCCTTGGATTTTTGAACAACATCACCTATCATCAGATGCAAGAACTTCACTAA
- the uvrA gene encoding excinuclease ABC subunit UvrA translates to MTLKFENVNFYPVNPIRKSVPYQGKCVESSQSIIIKGAREHNLKDITVEIPKNSLVVITGPSGSGKSSLALDVLYTEGKRRYMDSLSSYARQFLGVVGKPEVDAIDGLCPAIAIEQKTVGSNPRSTVGTITEIYDCLRVLFAQVGVPHCPKCHKVVKAESPESLSALIQTQFHGQVITIHAPFVHDRKGEYTEDLKKFFQSGYYRFRIDGVVYKFTHIDEVAKLKLQKMHKHTIDILVDSIDLSEYEHGRVQASVEHAFQIGKGVCKISSASQLEQVYSIDHVCLHCGESMPEFEPRNFSFNSPIGACQQCEGLGIVSGWMNGLMEAESRWSNIRWKEEICDACDGKRLNPYALAVKINDCSIADLAGYSIADLRVFFDNLVLDPVAQEVVKGLIKELKTKIEFLQNVGLSYLTLSRPAQTLSGGEAQRIRLATQIGSMLTGVLYVLDEPSIGLHQRDNDKLIKMLELLRDIGNTVVVVEHDLDTIARADFIIEMGPGAGVHGGMVVATGTPEEIKNNEKSLTGGYLSGRLKITKTGPLRPTAKFLTLKHLSKNNLKNITVSFPLGVMCGISGVSGSGKSTLVIQELVPILMRELDGRSLVKRAATVGKEIKLEKEKDVIGAEYIESLVVINQSPIGRTPRSNPATYLGIFDDIRKLYAQLPESLARGYKLGRFSFNTSEGRCFECAGEGTITYSMHFLPEVVMQCKTCKGRRYNEATLEILFKGKHIAEVLAMTAFEASLFFESHKGIKKKLDLLCEVGLEYLQLGQSSNTLSGGEAQRIKLVDELGKRGKNTLYILDEPTTGLHSCDIDKLLKVLNTLVDKGNSMIIIEHNIDVLRVMDYLIDMGPEGGVGGGTVVCQGIPSYLVTIDQGYTGRYLKPYFEVLQNS, encoded by the coding sequence ATGACACTAAAGTTTGAAAATGTCAATTTTTATCCAGTAAATCCAATAAGGAAAAGTGTGCCATATCAAGGGAAGTGTGTTGAGTCTAGTCAGTCTATTATCATCAAGGGGGCTCGAGAGCATAATTTGAAGGACATCACGGTAGAGATTCCTAAAAATTCGCTCGTTGTTATTACTGGCCCGTCAGGTTCAGGTAAAAGTTCTTTGGCATTGGATGTTTTATACACCGAAGGTAAACGGCGTTATATGGATTCGTTATCTTCTTATGCGCGACAGTTTTTGGGAGTGGTTGGCAAGCCAGAAGTTGACGCTATTGATGGTCTCTGCCCGGCGATTGCTATAGAACAGAAGACGGTAGGCAGTAATCCGCGCTCAACCGTTGGAACAATTACGGAGATTTATGACTGTTTGAGGGTTCTCTTTGCTCAAGTGGGAGTTCCGCATTGCCCAAAATGTCACAAGGTAGTAAAAGCTGAATCGCCAGAAAGCCTTTCAGCGCTTATTCAGACACAATTTCATGGTCAAGTTATTACTATTCATGCACCGTTTGTTCATGATAGAAAAGGGGAATATACGGAAGACTTGAAAAAGTTTTTTCAATCTGGATATTACCGTTTTCGTATTGATGGTGTTGTGTATAAATTTACTCATATCGATGAGGTTGCGAAATTAAAATTGCAAAAAATGCATAAACATACCATAGATATTTTAGTAGATAGTATTGATTTGAGTGAATATGAACATGGGAGAGTGCAAGCCTCTGTAGAACATGCTTTTCAAATAGGAAAAGGAGTTTGCAAAATCAGTTCTGCGTCACAGCTTGAGCAGGTATATTCGATTGACCACGTATGTCTGCATTGCGGTGAGTCGATGCCTGAATTTGAACCTCGTAATTTTTCTTTTAATTCGCCAATTGGAGCTTGTCAACAGTGTGAGGGGCTGGGTATTGTCAGTGGATGGATGAATGGATTAATGGAAGCTGAAAGTAGGTGGTCAAATATACGCTGGAAAGAAGAAATTTGTGATGCTTGTGATGGCAAGCGTCTTAATCCATATGCATTGGCAGTTAAAATTAATGACTGTTCGATAGCCGACTTGGCGGGATATTCGATAGCTGATCTGAGGGTTTTTTTTGATAATTTGGTATTAGATCCGGTTGCTCAAGAAGTAGTAAAAGGACTTATCAAAGAATTAAAAACGAAAATTGAGTTTTTGCAGAATGTTGGTTTGTCGTATTTAACATTGAGTAGGCCTGCCCAAACTTTGTCTGGCGGTGAGGCACAACGTATCAGACTGGCAACGCAAATAGGTTCTATGTTAACAGGCGTATTATATGTGTTGGATGAGCCCAGCATTGGACTACATCAGCGTGATAATGATAAATTAATTAAAATGCTTGAACTATTGAGAGATATTGGAAATACGGTAGTTGTTGTTGAGCATGATTTGGATACTATTGCAAGGGCTGATTTTATTATTGAAATGGGTCCTGGTGCAGGTGTTCATGGGGGAATGGTTGTGGCAACTGGTACGCCGGAAGAGATTAAAAATAATGAAAAATCGTTAACTGGTGGATACTTATCTGGCCGCTTAAAAATTACCAAAACTGGACCATTGAGGCCTACAGCCAAATTTTTGACGCTGAAGCATTTATCTAAAAATAATTTAAAGAATATTACGGTTAGCTTTCCACTTGGTGTGATGTGTGGGATTTCTGGAGTCTCCGGATCGGGCAAAAGCACGTTAGTAATACAAGAGCTGGTGCCAATACTTATGCGAGAACTTGACGGTAGATCTCTTGTAAAGCGTGCTGCTACAGTTGGGAAAGAGATAAAATTAGAAAAAGAGAAGGATGTTATTGGTGCGGAATATATTGAATCATTAGTGGTTATTAATCAGTCTCCTATTGGCAGAACACCGCGATCAAATCCGGCAACTTATTTGGGTATTTTTGATGACATTCGCAAACTGTATGCGCAGCTCCCGGAAAGCCTGGCACGAGGCTATAAGCTTGGTCGGTTTAGTTTTAATACAAGTGAAGGAAGATGTTTTGAGTGTGCCGGTGAAGGTACGATAACCTATTCGATGCATTTTTTACCTGAAGTTGTGATGCAATGTAAAACGTGTAAAGGTAGGCGATATAACGAAGCCACACTAGAGATCCTGTTTAAAGGTAAACATATTGCTGAAGTGCTTGCTATGACTGCCTTTGAAGCCTCACTCTTTTTTGAATCACATAAAGGTATTAAAAAAAAGTTAGATCTTTTATGTGAGGTTGGCCTTGAATATCTGCAGTTAGGGCAATCGTCAAATACACTTTCAGGTGGTGAAGCTCAACGGATTAAACTTGTTGATGAGTTGGGCAAGCGTGGTAAAAATACGCTCTATATTTTAGATGAACCGACTACTGGATTGCATAGCTGTGATATAGATAAACTTTTAAAGGTCTTAAATACACTTGTAGATAAAGGTAATTCAATGATAATTATTGAACATAATATTGACGTGTTAAGAGTTATGGATTATCTCATTGACATGGGTCCAGAGGGTGGTGTTGGTGGAGGAACTGTTGTGTGCCAAGGAATTCCATCTTACCTGGTTACTATTGATCAGGGTTATACGGGACGCTATTTAAAACCATATTTTGAAGTTTTACAAAATTCATAA
- the mutS gene encoding DNA mismatch repair protein MutS — MHEEITQQTPLMQQYATIKKEYADMLLFFQVGDFYELFFDDAKTAAHFLGIALTKRGKTAGTDIPLCGVPIHAFDHYVSKLVKGGFKVAVCNQLEQPKPGTVVRRGVVRVFTPGTLVEQHLLDEKSSSYIVVLRCVADGFGFLAVEFLTGQLFFTFINDAAIHRLEAELLRFFPDEIILISADKLQFVELFKKINFVNACIIDVIIQDDQCEDFLGWIAAQFHQSTVDLIEKHVSIHQTLLLFYAYLKKSHEQALVSFSSLHRYTATDFLNIDTITQKNLELFVNLYDGSRNHTLLQLLDKAVTPMGSRMIKKWLTRPLIDAKMINQRLDVIELCFKDPLFAEKITDILKKIGDAERAIGRILLAKAVLADFFLLRDFLTALDSIKQLLQPVSESFALLSSINQSLVQLPEMQQLLADGLDEATLSTGYIIRPGFDQPLDQLRELMVNGNQKIVELEKQEQEKTGIGSLKIRFNTLYGYYIEMSKTAAVHVPEDYKPLQSLVGKERYTCTQLDLLARQIERAKADFYDRERLLFEDIKSRTCMFGPQLRKTCHGIAHLDAILGLAACAQQRQYVRPLFTQEKKIAIKGGRHPIVEASTNVPFIQNDTLLDQAQTLFILTGPNMGGKSTYLRQTALITIMAHLGSFVPAASVELMVCDGVYTRIGSGDFISGGKSTFLVEMEETAKICQYATDRSLVILDEVGRGTSTVDGRSIAQAVIEYLEKKPVLTLFATHYHELTALTLTHSGIKAFFMACKKHANGITFLYQLTPGVADGSFGIEVAKLAQLPEKVLERAVMLCQQALSEEKRFVDGPIQFLAVNEVNTVCQHELLINQVRALNVEDITPRQALDIIVELQKNLQ, encoded by the coding sequence ATGCATGAAGAGATTACGCAGCAAACCCCGTTAATGCAGCAATATGCGACTATAAAAAAAGAGTACGCAGATATGTTGCTCTTTTTTCAGGTTGGGGATTTTTATGAACTTTTTTTTGATGATGCAAAAACAGCGGCTCATTTTTTGGGTATAGCGTTGACAAAGCGTGGCAAAACTGCAGGAACTGATATTCCGTTGTGTGGTGTACCGATACATGCGTTTGATCATTATGTGAGCAAATTGGTAAAAGGTGGGTTCAAAGTTGCCGTGTGTAACCAGCTTGAGCAGCCAAAACCTGGTACGGTGGTTCGTCGAGGGGTTGTGCGTGTGTTTACGCCTGGTACTCTGGTTGAGCAACATTTATTAGATGAAAAATCCTCATCCTATATTGTTGTTTTAAGGTGTGTAGCCGATGGGTTTGGCTTTTTAGCAGTAGAATTTCTAACGGGGCAGCTCTTTTTTACTTTCATTAATGATGCAGCAATACATCGACTTGAAGCTGAGTTGTTACGATTTTTTCCGGACGAAATTATTCTTATTTCTGCTGATAAGCTACAATTTGTAGAGCTTTTTAAAAAAATAAATTTTGTCAATGCTTGCATTATTGATGTAATTATACAGGATGATCAGTGTGAAGATTTTTTAGGATGGATTGCCGCACAATTTCATCAATCCACCGTTGACCTGATTGAAAAACATGTATCCATCCACCAAACCCTCCTTCTATTCTATGCGTATCTTAAAAAATCTCATGAGCAGGCGTTGGTATCATTTTCTTCATTGCACAGGTACACAGCAACAGATTTTTTGAATATCGACACCATCACGCAAAAAAACCTTGAGCTTTTTGTAAATCTTTATGACGGCAGCAGAAATCATACCTTGTTACAGCTTCTGGATAAGGCAGTAACTCCGATGGGCTCACGAATGATCAAAAAATGGCTTACTCGACCATTGATAGATGCAAAAATGATTAATCAGCGGCTTGATGTGATTGAACTATGTTTTAAAGACCCATTATTTGCTGAGAAAATCACTGATATTTTAAAAAAAATTGGTGATGCGGAACGTGCCATTGGAAGAATTCTATTGGCAAAAGCGGTATTAGCAGATTTCTTTTTGTTACGTGATTTTTTGACAGCTCTTGATAGCATTAAACAGCTTTTGCAGCCTGTCAGTGAGTCGTTTGCTTTGCTCAGTAGTATTAATCAATCTCTCGTGCAACTGCCTGAAATGCAACAACTTTTGGCAGATGGTTTGGATGAAGCCACATTATCTACCGGTTATATTATTCGCCCCGGTTTTGATCAACCTCTTGACCAGCTGAGAGAGCTGATGGTCAATGGTAATCAAAAAATAGTTGAGCTTGAAAAGCAGGAGCAGGAAAAAACGGGAATTGGTAGTTTAAAAATACGTTTTAATACGTTATATGGCTATTATATTGAGATGAGTAAAACAGCGGCAGTGCATGTTCCGGAGGATTATAAACCTTTGCAGTCCTTGGTTGGTAAAGAGCGTTACACGTGTACGCAACTAGATCTTCTTGCGCGTCAGATTGAACGAGCAAAAGCAGATTTTTATGATCGTGAAAGGCTGCTTTTTGAGGATATTAAAAGTCGTACCTGTATGTTTGGACCTCAGTTGCGAAAGACGTGTCATGGCATTGCACATCTGGATGCTATTCTTGGGCTGGCAGCCTGTGCACAGCAACGTCAGTATGTAAGACCATTGTTTACACAAGAAAAAAAAATAGCAATTAAAGGGGGACGGCACCCGATTGTAGAGGCTTCAACAAATGTGCCATTCATCCAAAATGATACATTATTGGACCAAGCGCAGACCCTTTTTATATTGACTGGCCCAAACATGGGTGGCAAGTCAACCTATCTTCGTCAGACGGCCTTAATTACTATCATGGCACATCTTGGCAGCTTTGTTCCCGCCGCTTCGGTAGAACTTATGGTATGCGATGGAGTATATACACGCATCGGTTCTGGTGATTTTATTTCTGGGGGTAAAAGTACCTTTCTTGTTGAAATGGAAGAGACAGCCAAAATATGTCAGTATGCAACTGATCGAAGTCTGGTCATTTTAGATGAGGTAGGCCGGGGTACCAGTACAGTGGACGGCCGATCAATTGCGCAGGCAGTCATTGAATATCTGGAAAAAAAACCCGTTTTGACACTTTTTGCAACCCATTATCATGAACTTACGGCACTTACGTTAACTCATTCTGGGATTAAAGCTTTTTTTATGGCATGTAAAAAGCATGCAAATGGGATTACTTTTTTATATCAGTTAACACCAGGAGTAGCTGATGGTTCGTTTGGCATTGAGGTTGCAAAGCTGGCACAGCTGCCTGAAAAAGTTTTAGAGCGAGCAGTAATGCTGTGTCAACAGGCTTTGTCTGAGGAAAAAAGGTTCGTGGATGGACCTATTCAATTTTTGGCTGTAAACGAAGTAAATACTGTTTGTCAACATGAATTATTGATTAATCAGGTACGAGCGTTGAATGTTGAAGATATTACACCACGGCAGGCGCTTGATATTATCGTAGAATTACAGAAAAATCTACAATAA
- the rplU gene encoding 50S ribosomal protein L21: MENPKNYGRYAIIATGGKQYQVVEGKTVAVELLAGNAGDAVTFDQVLFRKTAEGVFEVGQPTLKTVVTGSIVKHVKGKKLIVFRFKRRKKVRVKRGHRQQATVVRIEAI, translated from the coding sequence ATGGAGAATCCAAAAAATTATGGCCGGTATGCGATTATAGCGACAGGCGGCAAGCAGTATCAGGTGGTTGAAGGAAAAACAGTTGCGGTTGAGCTTTTGGCCGGTAACGCAGGCGATGCGGTGACGTTTGATCAGGTTTTATTCAGAAAAACCGCCGAAGGTGTCTTTGAAGTAGGTCAACCAACACTTAAAACTGTGGTGACCGGCTCTATCGTAAAACATGTAAAAGGTAAAAAACTGATTGTTTTTCGTTTTAAACGGCGCAAAAAGGTTCGTGTAAAACGGGGTCATCGTCAACAGGCAACTGTGGTTCGCATCGAAGCAATTTAA